The Vespula pensylvanica isolate Volc-1 chromosome 5, ASM1446617v1, whole genome shotgun sequence genome includes a window with the following:
- the LOC122629161 gene encoding major facilitator superfamily domain-containing protein 8 isoform X1: MDRLRKIFAKKQSAYINDDLETFKEKGERWKSIYIIYFTMFLMSLGFSIVLTGVWPYLDKLDRTAGKEYMGYVVAANPLGQMLFSPLVGWWGNKRGSVRLPLLITLLLFICASAMYSILEILPGDRKALMASARFLVGVSSANVAVARSYLSAATKLSERTQAVSMITLAQVLGFVVGPGLQAAVTPLGDKTIYFLSLPFNMYTMTGWINVIMGIINFILFLPWSFKEHTIAIREAMRNGGKATEKEAWKAIKSDYLAAWTLICAFFVLVFNFVLLETLGTPLTMDQFGWSKTESLYYLGLLMSIGGVIACITFVMIGPICKRFAERKVMVWGGFLFMFIGRLFCIPWGPDPPKIADLGSFNNITANENGSEILGCQSTQEWCKYTPQLTVIQFIIGYSFTSVGYPIGVTLIQTIFSKVLGPRPQGVWMGLMTGAGCASRVLGPVFVSMIYTRFGTYHTFGVTGVMLLASMVWLQIVNRRLVPPTIIKRNNIGEEQKQDTAIPLVRTKSHIEEINETHKSDTKINYDKK; the protein is encoded by the exons atGGATCGGCTCAGGAAAATATTTGCcaaaaa GCAGTCTGCTTATATTAATGATGACTTAGaaacatttaaagaaaaaggagaacgatggaaaagtatatatataatttattttactatgtTTCTTATGTCTCTTGGATTCAGCATAGTTTTAACTGGAGTTTGGCCATATTTAGATAag tTAGATCGCACAGCAGGGAAAGAATATATGGGTTATGTAGTAGCAGCTAATCCTTTAGGTCAAATGCTATTTTCTCCATTAGTTGGTTGGTGGGGCAACAAAAGAGGGTCTGTAAGACTGCCCCTTTTAATTACATTACTCCTTTTTATCTGTGCATCAGCAATGTATAGCATCCTAGAAATTCTACCAGGTGATAGAAAGGCTCTTATGGCTAGTGCCAGATTCCTCGTTGGAGTTAGTTCTG CAAATGTTGCAGTGGCTAGATCATATTTATCTGCAGCTACGAAACTTTCAGAAAGGACTCAGGCAGTTTCTATGATTACTCTTGCACAG gTTTTAGGATTTGTAGTAGGACCTGGTTTACAAGCTGCTGTTACTCCACTTGGtgataaaactatatattttttaagtctaccatttaatatgtatacaatgACTGGTTGGATAAATGTTATAATgggaattattaatttcattttatttttaccatgGAGTTTTAAAGAGCATACAATTGCTATAAGAGAAGCTATGCGTAATGGTGGGAAAGCTACtg aaaaagaagcatGGAAGGCAATAAAATCTGATTATTTAGCAGCTTGGACATTAATCTgtgctttttttgttttggtttttaatttcgttcttctagaaac ATTGGGTACTCCTCTTACAATGGATCAATTTGGTTGGTCAAAAACtgaatctttatattatttgggATTGTTAATGAGTATTGGTGGTGTGATAGCATGTATTACGTTTGTAATGATTGGACCTATTTGTAAAag atttgctgaaagaaaagtaatggTATGGGGTGGCTTCCTATTTATGTTTATTGGACGACTATTTTGTATACCATGGGGGCCTGATCCTCCAAAGATTGCTGATCTTGGAT cTTTCAACAATATAACTGCAAATGAGAATGGTTCAGAAATATTAGGATGTCAAAGTACTCAAGAATGGTGCAAATATACTCCACAATTAACtgtaatacaatttattattggATATAGTTTCACTAGTGTAGGATATCCCATAGGAGTTACCTTAATACAAACTATATTTAGTAAAGTTCTTGGGCCACGACCACAAGGTGTCTGGATGGGATTAATGACAGGTGCTGGATGTGCTTCCAGAGTTTTGGGACCAGTTTTTGTTAGCATGATTTATACGCGCTTTGGAACATATCATACTTTTGGTGTTACAGGAGTAATGTTATTAGCTTCCATGGTATGGTTACAAATAGTGAATAGACGTTTAGTACCACCGACAATaattaagagaaataatataggagaagaacaaaaacaagatACTGCAATACCTTTAGTTCGAACTAAATCTCATATTgaggaaataaatgaaactcATAAATCTGatactaaaataaattatgataaaaagtaa
- the LOC122629161 gene encoding major facilitator superfamily domain-containing protein 8 isoform X2, which yields MGYVVAANPLGQMLFSPLVGWWGNKRGSVRLPLLITLLLFICASAMYSILEILPGDRKALMASARFLVGVSSANVAVARSYLSAATKLSERTQAVSMITLAQVLGFVVGPGLQAAVTPLGDKTIYFLSLPFNMYTMTGWINVIMGIINFILFLPWSFKEHTIAIREAMRNGGKATEKEAWKAIKSDYLAAWTLICAFFVLVFNFVLLETLGTPLTMDQFGWSKTESLYYLGLLMSIGGVIACITFVMIGPICKRFAERKVMVWGGFLFMFIGRLFCIPWGPDPPKIADLGSFNNITANENGSEILGCQSTQEWCKYTPQLTVIQFIIGYSFTSVGYPIGVTLIQTIFSKVLGPRPQGVWMGLMTGAGCASRVLGPVFVSMIYTRFGTYHTFGVTGVMLLASMVWLQIVNRRLVPPTIIKRNNIGEEQKQDTAIPLVRTKSHIEEINETHKSDTKINYDKK from the exons ATGGGTTATGTAGTAGCAGCTAATCCTTTAGGTCAAATGCTATTTTCTCCATTAGTTGGTTGGTGGGGCAACAAAAGAGGGTCTGTAAGACTGCCCCTTTTAATTACATTACTCCTTTTTATCTGTGCATCAGCAATGTATAGCATCCTAGAAATTCTACCAGGTGATAGAAAGGCTCTTATGGCTAGTGCCAGATTCCTCGTTGGAGTTAGTTCTG CAAATGTTGCAGTGGCTAGATCATATTTATCTGCAGCTACGAAACTTTCAGAAAGGACTCAGGCAGTTTCTATGATTACTCTTGCACAG gTTTTAGGATTTGTAGTAGGACCTGGTTTACAAGCTGCTGTTACTCCACTTGGtgataaaactatatattttttaagtctaccatttaatatgtatacaatgACTGGTTGGATAAATGTTATAATgggaattattaatttcattttatttttaccatgGAGTTTTAAAGAGCATACAATTGCTATAAGAGAAGCTATGCGTAATGGTGGGAAAGCTACtg aaaaagaagcatGGAAGGCAATAAAATCTGATTATTTAGCAGCTTGGACATTAATCTgtgctttttttgttttggtttttaatttcgttcttctagaaac ATTGGGTACTCCTCTTACAATGGATCAATTTGGTTGGTCAAAAACtgaatctttatattatttgggATTGTTAATGAGTATTGGTGGTGTGATAGCATGTATTACGTTTGTAATGATTGGACCTATTTGTAAAag atttgctgaaagaaaagtaatggTATGGGGTGGCTTCCTATTTATGTTTATTGGACGACTATTTTGTATACCATGGGGGCCTGATCCTCCAAAGATTGCTGATCTTGGAT cTTTCAACAATATAACTGCAAATGAGAATGGTTCAGAAATATTAGGATGTCAAAGTACTCAAGAATGGTGCAAATATACTCCACAATTAACtgtaatacaatttattattggATATAGTTTCACTAGTGTAGGATATCCCATAGGAGTTACCTTAATACAAACTATATTTAGTAAAGTTCTTGGGCCACGACCACAAGGTGTCTGGATGGGATTAATGACAGGTGCTGGATGTGCTTCCAGAGTTTTGGGACCAGTTTTTGTTAGCATGATTTATACGCGCTTTGGAACATATCATACTTTTGGTGTTACAGGAGTAATGTTATTAGCTTCCATGGTATGGTTACAAATAGTGAATAGACGTTTAGTACCACCGACAATaattaagagaaataatataggagaagaacaaaaacaagatACTGCAATACCTTTAGTTCGAACTAAATCTCATATTgaggaaataaatgaaactcATAAATCTGatactaaaataaattatgataaaaagtaa
- the LOC122629163 gene encoding general transcription factor IIF subunit 2 isoform X1, which yields MYMYNKLSPHTEKELDLSNAGRGVWLVKVPKYIANKWEKAPGNIEVGKLKITKNPGQKAEVSLRLSEAVLALKEPGEEDIPKQHRLDVTTVTRQMLGVFSHVTPSVTSDSIVPESEKLYMEGRIVQKLECRPYADNCYMKLKLESIKKASVPQRQVQQLDRVVQNFKPVSDHKHNIQYAEKKKAEGKKMRDNKDAVLDMLFAAFEKHQYYNIRDLVKITRQPIVYLKEILNEVCNYNLKNPHRNMWELKPEYRHYKEEEEKSAENDSKKTNESDDD from the exons atgtatatgtataataagtTAAG TCCTCatacagaaaaagaattagattTAAGTAATGCAGGACGAGGTGTATGGCTTGTTAAAGTACCAAAATACATTGCTAACAAATGGGAAAAGGCACCCGGAAATATAGAGGtcggaaaattaaaaataactaa aaatccTGGTCAAAAAGCAGAAGTATCTCTTAGACTATCAGAAGCTGTTTTAGCTTTAAAAGAACCAGGGGAAGAAGATATTCCAAAACAGCATAGACTTGATGTTACTACAGTAACTCGACAAATGTTAGGAGTCTTTTCTCATGTTACAC cATCAGTTACATCTGATAGTATTGTTCCTGAAAGTGAAAAACTATATATGGAAGGAAGAATAGTGCAAAAATTAGAATGTCGTCCATATG cggataattgttatatgaaattaaaattagaaagcATAAAAAAAGCATCTGTACCACAAAGACAAGTTCAACAATTAGACAGGGTAGTGCAAAATTTCAAACCTGTATCTGATCATAAACATAAT attcaGTATgctgaaaagaagaaagcagaaggaaagaaaatgagagataaTAAAGATGCAGTCTTAGATATGCTCTTTGCAGCATTTGAAAAACATCAGTATTACAATATCAGAGATCTTGTAAAAATTACACGACAACcaatt gtatatttaaaagaaattcttaatGAGGTATGTAACTACAACTTGAAAAATCCACATCGAAATATGTGGGAACTAAAACCGGAATATCGACATtataaggaagaagaagagaaatctgCAGAAAATGATTCTAAAAAAACTAATGAATCTGATGATGATTAA
- the LOC122629163 gene encoding general transcription factor IIF subunit 2 isoform X2 — protein sequence MSANSPHTEKELDLSNAGRGVWLVKVPKYIANKWEKAPGNIEVGKLKITKNPGQKAEVSLRLSEAVLALKEPGEEDIPKQHRLDVTTVTRQMLGVFSHVTPSVTSDSIVPESEKLYMEGRIVQKLECRPYADNCYMKLKLESIKKASVPQRQVQQLDRVVQNFKPVSDHKHNIQYAEKKKAEGKKMRDNKDAVLDMLFAAFEKHQYYNIRDLVKITRQPIVYLKEILNEVCNYNLKNPHRNMWELKPEYRHYKEEEEKSAENDSKKTNESDDD from the exons ATGTCTGCTAATAGTCCTCatacagaaaaagaattagattTAAGTAATGCAGGACGAGGTGTATGGCTTGTTAAAGTACCAAAATACATTGCTAACAAATGGGAAAAGGCACCCGGAAATATAGAGGtcggaaaattaaaaataactaa aaatccTGGTCAAAAAGCAGAAGTATCTCTTAGACTATCAGAAGCTGTTTTAGCTTTAAAAGAACCAGGGGAAGAAGATATTCCAAAACAGCATAGACTTGATGTTACTACAGTAACTCGACAAATGTTAGGAGTCTTTTCTCATGTTACAC cATCAGTTACATCTGATAGTATTGTTCCTGAAAGTGAAAAACTATATATGGAAGGAAGAATAGTGCAAAAATTAGAATGTCGTCCATATG cggataattgttatatgaaattaaaattagaaagcATAAAAAAAGCATCTGTACCACAAAGACAAGTTCAACAATTAGACAGGGTAGTGCAAAATTTCAAACCTGTATCTGATCATAAACATAAT attcaGTATgctgaaaagaagaaagcagaaggaaagaaaatgagagataaTAAAGATGCAGTCTTAGATATGCTCTTTGCAGCATTTGAAAAACATCAGTATTACAATATCAGAGATCTTGTAAAAATTACACGACAACcaatt gtatatttaaaagaaattcttaatGAGGTATGTAACTACAACTTGAAAAATCCACATCGAAATATGTGGGAACTAAAACCGGAATATCGACATtataaggaagaagaagagaaatctgCAGAAAATGATTCTAAAAAAACTAATGAATCTGATGATGATTAA
- the LOC122629121 gene encoding WD repeat-containing protein WRAP73-like — protein MSLKIEEKILRVNNQLCYFSTNGKYLAIAFQANLIVKNVKTWNTVQSFIFSDIIEYIEWAPNNEYILCANIKKALVQVYSLNYPQWKYKLIEGSAGLASITWSSNNKHLLTLSELNIQVSIWSLEDNSVLHIPNLKSSVFNKLMFSPNGDRLAVIITDNGHETVDIYKTFNWKISRKLICERLNSISGISWSPDNDLLCIWCSLSNESKLIIYSTLKEKNIGVFSPLKNKNISDVEHDKVRELKGIENVKWSASGQLLAVIGFNEVIVVLNHVTWDPILQLYLEPVISENNYLNKVYKECVIHSKNSVKPSILNSKHTLEEESGRPLNIKIGRIDNNNKFSIAKIDILEYSSCGRYLAIKHQLYPSTLWIWDLVADYIDYLLLQNTITAIKWNPIHIHLLVFCECAYIFEWTPDKALCIPTPNNITALNAHWHPNGKTFILYGYNKVAVCQMENKF, from the exons ATGTCattgaaaatagaagaaaagatattacgtgtaaataatcaattatgttatttttcaacaaatgGTAAATATTTAGCAATTGCATTTCAAGcaaatttaattgtaaagAATGTAAAAACATGGAATACTGTTCAATCATTCATTTTCTCAGACATAATCGAG tatATAGAATGGGCTCCGAATAACGAGTATATTTTATGtgctaatataaaaaaagctCTTGTGCAAGTATATTCGTTAAATTATCCGCAatggaaatataaattgatagaAGGCAGTGCTGGTTTAGCGAGTATTACTTGGTCATCAAATAATAAGCATCTTCTCACATTATCAGAACTCAAT ATTCAGGTATCTATATGGTCACTAGAAGATAATAGTGTATTACATATTCCAAATTTGAAATCATcagtatttaataaattaatgtttagCCCAAATGGTGATCGATTAGCTGTGATAATAACGGATAATGGGCATGAAACAGTAGACATTTATAAAACCTTTAATTGGAAAATAAGCAGg aaacttATATGTGAACGTTTGAATAGTATCAGTGGCATATCTTGGTCTCCAGACAATGATTTATTGTGTATTTGGTGTTCATTAAGCAATGAATcaaagttaattatatattctactcttaaggaaaaaaatattggtgTGTTTTCTccattaaaaaacaaaaatatttctgatgTAGAACATGACAAAGTAAGAGAATTGAAAGGAATTGAGAATGTAAAATGGAGTGCCAGTGGTCAATTACTAGCAGTTATTGGATTTAATGAAgtg ataGTAGTTCTTAATCATGTAACATGGGATccaattttacaattatatttggAACCTGTTATTTCTGAAAATAACTACTTAAATAAGGTTTATAAAGAATGTGTCATTCATTCTAAAAATTCTGTTAAACCTTCTATCTTAAATAGCAAACATACAT tggaagaagaaagtgGCCGAccattaaatatcaaaattggtagaattgataataataataaattttcaattgccaaaattgatattttagaatataGTTCATGTGGTAGATATTTAGCTATAAAACATCAACTATATCCCAGTACGTTATGGATATGGGATTTAGTTGCtgattatattgattatttattacttcaaAACACTATTACAG cCATAAAATGGAATCCAatacatattcatttattagttttttgtGAATGTGCATACATATTTGAATGGACACCAGATAAAGCATTATGTATACCTACACCAAACAATATAACAGCTTTAAATGCTCATTGGCATCCTAATGGAAAAACGTTTATACTTTATGGCTATAATAAAGTTGCTGTTTGTCAGATggagaataaattttaa
- the LOC122629119 gene encoding probable elongator complex protein 2, whose protein sequence is MTTCYISCACNRVPHSIDWGRNKLICYAACNAVAIYNPDFSKIGKVLQTLHGHKNRVNTVQWIKFGNGDPETEILSCSSDGTAIIWSNIHGSFKCTSILNVGEIVTFSNYLYLDNTFNDISFNKLLICTGSSTGELKLWLRNDHNNAICFQTLTFGRKLPIEAFISYLPYSNYSLLVIALEDSSIQLYIQNSKTTDLNFEKAQILLGHEDWIRCIDITNDIEGNILIATGSQDATIRLWKISIYKEEKSSEEILEQKKHLFEVDEIKYNTTLESVLSGHEGWIYGVHWYPVKKKDGINHNSIKLLSCSLDKSMIIWEPDPTTGIWYETVRVGEVGGNSLGFYTCKFSPDGLNILAHSYHGSFHIWQYSSSAEDWIPRFAPNGHFGEVVDLCWDPKGRFLITTSTDQTTRIHAPYKDGLTELWHEIGRPQVHGYNMACLAILKPYMFASGAEEKVVRIFTAPSNFKKYLTQIANTDDFENMVAEGANVPALGLTNKAIFDTEVKKNENCLKNEDYNPLTEEELMQDTLWPELQKLYGHGYEIFSMAARYDGVLLATACRSTSPEYSTIILWDTKIWSQIQKLSFHQLTVTQLSFSPNGKYLLSVSRDRRWSLYECNENFYNLVACSSKRDNLHSRIIWCCAWSHDSLYFATGSRDGKIGIWDETVKEVKTIVPLTSLDVQNQSVTALSFAPLKIEEYYILAVGYEAGHIEVYKLILKTEDCLWKKYIIYNTAQAHHLTVKKLAFRPQDNNQYNELQLASCGSDHTVRIYNIDTFKNKDL, encoded by the exons ATGACAACTTGCTATATATCTTGTGCTTGCAATCGTGTTCCACATTCAATTGATTGGggaagaaacaaattaatttgttatgcAGCATGTAATGCAGTGGCAATATATAATccagatttttcaaaaattggTAAAGTTTTACAAACACTTCATGGTCACAAAAATCGGGTTAATACAGTGCAATGGATTAAATTTGGAAATGGAGATCCAGAAACAGAAATATTATCATGTTCATCAGATGGTACTGCAATTATTTGGAGTAATATACATGGTTCTTTCAAATGTACTTCTATTCTGAATGTGGGTGAAATTGTTACTTtcagtaattatttataccttGATAATACATTCAATGATATATCTTTCAACAAATTATTGATTTGTACTGGTTCAAGTACAGGAGAATTAAAATTATGGCTACGAAATGATCATAATAATGCTATATGTTTTCAAACATTAACATTTGGAAGAAAATTACCTATAGAAgcttttatatcatatttaccATATAGTAATTATTCTTTACTAGTGATAGCTTTAGAAGATTCTtcaattcaattatatattcaaaattcaaaaactacagatttaaattttgaaaaggCTCAAATTTTACTTGGACATGAAGATTGGATTAGATGTATAGATATTACAAATGACatagaaggaaatattttaatagcaACTGGCTCGCAAGATGCCACAATACGTTTAtggaaaatttctatatacaaagaagaaaaatcaagtgAGGAAATACTTGAGCAAAAGAAACACTTATTTGAAgttgatgaaataaaatataacactACTTTGGAATCTGTTCTTAGTGGTCATGAAGGCTGGATATATGGTGTACATTGGTATccagtgaaaaaaaaagatggcaTCAATCATAactcaataaaattattatcatgttCTTTAGATAAATCAATGATTATATGGGAACCAGATCCTACTACTGGAATATGGTATGAAACTGTAAGAGTTGGTGAAGTTGGTGGAAATTCTTTGGGCTTTTATACATGCAAGTTTAGTCCAGATGGATTAAATATATTGGCACATAGTTATCATGGATCCTTTCATATATGGCAATATTCTAGCTCAGCAGAAGATTGGATTCCAAGATTTGCACCTAATGGACATTTTGGAGAAGTAGTAGACCTTTGTTGGGATCCCAAAGGGAG ATTTCTCATCACTACCAGTACGGATCAAACAACACGAATTCATGCACCATATAAAGATGGTTTAACAGAACTATGGCATGAGATTGGTCGCCCACAAGTGCATGGATATAATATGGCATGTTTAGCAATATTGAAACCTTATATGTTTGCTTCAGGtgcagaagaaaaagtagtacGTATTTTTACTGCACCATCAaacttcaaaaaatatttgacacAGATTGCAAATACAGATGACTTCGAAAATATGGTAGCTGAAGGTGCTAATGTACCAGCACTTGGATTAACAAATAAAGCAATATTTGATacagaagttaaaaaaaatgaaaactgtTTAAAGAATGAAGATTACAATCCATTAACAGAGGAAGAGTTAATGCAAGATACACTTTGGCcagaattacaaaaattatatggacatggatatgaaatattttctatggcTGCTAGATATGATGGAGTATTGTTAGCTACAGCATGTAGATCAACTTCACCAGAATATTCTACTATAATATTATGGGATACAAAAATATGGTCACAAATTCAAAAACTATCATTTCATCAGCTGACTGTTACACAGCTTTCATTTTCACCTAATGGTAAATATTTGTTGTCTGTGTCTAGAGATAGAAGATGGTCATTATACGAAtgcaatgaaaatttttacaatctaGTTGCATGTAGCTCAAAACGAGATAATCTTCATTCTCGTATAATTTGGTGTTGTGCATGGTCACATGATTCTCTATATTTTGCAACTGGATCTAGAGATGGTAAAATTGGTATATGGGATGAAACTGTAAAGGAAGTTAAAACTATTGTACCATTAACAAGTTTAGATGTACAAAATCAATCAGTTACAGCACTTTCTTTTGCCCCATTAAAAATAGAGGAATATTATATCTTAGCTGTAGGCTATGAAGCAGGTCACATTGAAGTTTATAaacttatattaaaaacaGAAGATTGTCTGtggaagaaatatataatatataatactgcACAAGCTCATCACTTAACTGTGAAGAAACTTGCCTTTAGACCTCAAGATAATAATCAGTATAATGAATTACAATTGGCAAGCTGTGGATCTGACCATACTGTTAggatttataatattgacacttttaaaaataaagatttataa